The following proteins are co-located in the Micromonospora viridifaciens genome:
- a CDS encoding M14 family metallopeptidase, whose amino-acid sequence MKLRLSRTALPVACVLTLIGTPVLTSGTVASAGDRVPTPESVIGWVPCADYKLATYEQIADYYRALDKASDRMKLVEIGKTSEGRPQLMAIVSSEKNLKDKDLERYRTTSVRLSQGDALPKSEARELAKNGKAIAWVDFGIHSTEVAGHQTAPQFAYDLVTSETPEARAIRDNVITLLVPNVNPDGGTKVAEWYRQNLGGPYQDAGYPQLYQKYAGHDNNRDWYMFNLQETQNLGRQLFHEWIPQVMHNVHQTAVFPARISIPPFEDPLNPNIHPQVVRGVNLVGDAMGQRLDREDKVGALARQSYDIWWNGGMRTAPYYHNQIGILTETAHASATPRVYDPATFPKTFADGTSTSEPSVFYPSPWKGGEWHLSQSCDYIKTASWAMLRVASDDREALLYGVSQMARDGARDGASTTYVIPADQADFPTATKLVDKLRWNNIRVEQAVNPFTVGNRTYPAGSYLVREAQPYRAAVLDLLNAQKYPDRRLYPGGPLEPPYDITGYTLSFQMGVAVDKLTQPVQATTRQVDWPTAPTGAVAGAPKYAYALDPRVNDSSAAVNALLAAGEKVYRSSDQVTTRTGTLPAGTFLVTPAAGTDARVTSLATRLGLSIAAVDVKPAKVTTLAAPRIGLYDGFNNYDEGWTRLILEQFGFRSEKLTNAAVRAGDLRAKFDTIVLPDATYNSMRNGRTAGSLPPEYTGGMTDAGVANLKKFVEAGGTVVTLNKAAQLPIKAFGVPVKDVTEGVADTRYNIPGSVLNLNVDGTDPVAAGFGSTTSAFVANGPAFEVAEGAEGVTVAATWPKTNLLKSGFLLGDDVIGGKAAVVTAKVGDGNVVMIGFKPQHRAQSHGTYRLLFNAMYLGGQG is encoded by the coding sequence GTGAAACTAAGACTGTCACGGACGGCGTTGCCGGTCGCCTGCGTACTGACGCTGATCGGTACGCCGGTGCTGACCTCGGGAACCGTCGCCAGCGCGGGCGACCGCGTACCGACACCGGAGTCGGTGATCGGCTGGGTGCCCTGCGCCGACTACAAGTTGGCCACCTACGAGCAGATCGCCGACTACTACCGGGCCCTCGACAAGGCCAGCGACCGGATGAAGCTGGTCGAGATCGGCAAGACCAGCGAGGGCCGGCCGCAACTGATGGCCATCGTCTCCTCGGAGAAGAACCTCAAGGACAAGGACCTCGAGCGCTACCGCACAACCTCGGTGCGGCTGTCCCAGGGCGACGCGCTCCCGAAGTCGGAAGCGCGGGAGCTGGCGAAGAACGGCAAGGCCATCGCCTGGGTCGACTTCGGCATCCACTCCACCGAGGTGGCTGGTCACCAGACCGCCCCGCAGTTCGCCTACGACCTGGTGACCAGCGAGACACCGGAGGCGCGCGCGATCCGGGACAACGTCATCACCCTGCTGGTGCCGAACGTCAACCCGGACGGCGGCACGAAGGTCGCCGAGTGGTACCGGCAGAACCTGGGTGGGCCGTACCAGGACGCCGGCTATCCGCAGCTGTACCAGAAGTACGCCGGGCACGACAACAACCGTGACTGGTACATGTTCAACCTGCAGGAGACCCAGAACCTCGGACGCCAGCTGTTCCACGAGTGGATCCCGCAGGTCATGCACAACGTGCACCAGACCGCCGTCTTCCCCGCCCGGATCAGCATCCCGCCCTTCGAGGACCCGCTGAACCCGAACATCCACCCGCAGGTGGTCCGCGGCGTCAACCTCGTCGGCGACGCGATGGGACAGCGCCTGGACCGGGAGGACAAGGTCGGCGCGCTGGCGCGCCAGTCGTACGACATCTGGTGGAACGGCGGCATGCGGACCGCGCCGTACTACCACAACCAGATCGGCATTCTGACCGAGACGGCGCACGCCTCGGCGACGCCGCGGGTCTACGACCCGGCGACCTTCCCGAAGACCTTCGCGGACGGCACCTCGACCAGCGAACCGTCGGTGTTCTACCCCAGCCCCTGGAAGGGCGGCGAGTGGCACCTGTCGCAGAGCTGCGACTACATCAAGACGGCCTCGTGGGCAATGCTGCGGGTGGCCAGCGACGACCGGGAGGCCCTGCTCTACGGGGTGTCGCAGATGGCCCGGGACGGGGCGCGGGACGGCGCCAGCACCACCTACGTGATCCCGGCCGACCAGGCGGACTTCCCGACCGCCACGAAGCTGGTGGACAAGCTGCGGTGGAACAACATCCGGGTCGAGCAGGCGGTCAACCCGTTCACCGTGGGCAACCGCACCTACCCTGCCGGCAGCTACCTCGTCCGCGAGGCCCAGCCCTACCGGGCGGCGGTCCTGGACCTGCTCAACGCACAGAAGTACCCGGACCGCCGGCTCTACCCCGGCGGCCCGCTGGAGCCGCCGTACGACATCACCGGTTACACCCTGTCGTTCCAGATGGGCGTCGCCGTCGACAAGCTCACCCAGCCGGTCCAGGCCACCACCCGCCAGGTCGACTGGCCGACCGCGCCGACCGGCGCGGTGGCGGGCGCACCGAAGTACGCCTACGCCCTCGACCCCCGCGTCAACGACAGCTCCGCCGCCGTGAACGCGCTGCTCGCGGCGGGGGAGAAGGTCTACCGCAGCAGCGACCAGGTGACCACTCGCACCGGCACCCTGCCGGCCGGGACGTTCCTGGTCACGCCGGCGGCGGGCACCGACGCGCGGGTGACCTCGCTCGCCACCCGGCTGGGGCTCAGCATCGCGGCGGTGGACGTGAAACCGGCGAAGGTTACGACGCTCGCCGCGCCTCGGATCGGCCTCTATGACGGGTTCAACAACTACGACGAGGGCTGGACCCGGCTCATTCTCGAGCAGTTCGGCTTCCGCTCCGAGAAGCTGACGAACGCGGCGGTCCGGGCCGGCGATCTGCGGGCGAAGTTCGACACGATCGTCCTGCCCGACGCCACGTACAACTCGATGCGCAACGGCCGCACGGCCGGGTCGCTGCCGCCGGAGTACACCGGCGGGATGACCGACGCGGGCGTGGCCAACCTCAAGAAGTTCGTCGAGGCCGGCGGCACGGTCGTGACGCTGAACAAGGCGGCCCAGCTGCCGATCAAGGCGTTCGGTGTGCCGGTCAAGGACGTCACCGAAGGGGTGGCGGACACCCGGTACAACATCCCCGGTTCGGTGCTGAACCTCAACGTCGACGGCACCGACCCGGTCGCCGCCGGGTTCGGCTCGACCACGTCGGCGTTCGTCGCCAACGGCCCGGCGTTCGAGGTCGCCGAGGGCGCCGAGGGGGTCACCGTGGCGGCCACCTGGCCGAAGACGAACCTGCTGAAGAGCGGCTTCCTTCTCGGTGACGACGTCATCGGCGGGAAGGCGGCCGTGGTGACGGCGAAGGTGGGCGACGGGAACGTGGTGATGATCGGCTTCAAGCCGCAGCACCGGGCCCAGTCGCACGGCACCTATCGGCTGCTGTTCAACGCGATGTACCTCGGGGGACAGGGCTGA
- a CDS encoding LysR family transcriptional regulator: MRLNTARLEMLSLLDGLGTMRAVAAALHMSPSAVSAQLAVLEAETHAELLRRTGRRVQLTPAGRTLARHARIILDQIKAAEADLQGLSGQPTGPVRLAAFSSAVRAVVIPLAARLRKAHPRIELEVAELDPQASHPALRRGDYDIIVAADFIDGSMPLHPDVHTVPLLTDAIVLVLPRSRVMSDAPADLADFAEAAWSIDMPGTYLSNLVTSTCRQAGFEPVVAGRFASYEMLLAHVEAGLSVSLLPELAVDRRYDVATRPLRRPLTRHVYAAVRSRSALTAASQIVLDELRDLSTASPHRRDGFDRRPPLSGTKAVM; this comes from the coding sequence ATGCGGCTGAACACAGCACGCCTGGAGATGCTCAGCCTGCTGGACGGCCTCGGCACCATGCGAGCCGTCGCCGCCGCCTTGCACATGAGTCCGTCGGCAGTGTCAGCGCAGCTGGCCGTCCTCGAGGCGGAGACCCATGCCGAACTCCTGCGGCGCACCGGCCGCCGCGTACAGCTCACACCTGCTGGGCGCACCCTCGCCCGACACGCCCGCATCATCCTCGACCAGATCAAGGCAGCTGAGGCGGACCTACAGGGTCTCTCCGGACAACCAACGGGACCGGTACGCCTCGCGGCCTTCTCCAGCGCCGTCCGGGCCGTCGTCATTCCACTCGCCGCGCGCCTCCGGAAGGCGCATCCACGGATCGAGCTTGAGGTCGCCGAACTCGACCCACAGGCCAGCCATCCCGCCCTGCGCCGCGGCGACTACGACATCATCGTGGCCGCAGACTTCATCGACGGGTCCATGCCGCTGCATCCCGACGTGCACACCGTCCCCCTGCTTACCGACGCCATCGTGCTCGTCCTGCCGCGGTCGCGGGTCATGTCGGACGCACCGGCGGACCTGGCCGACTTCGCCGAGGCAGCCTGGTCCATCGATATGCCCGGCACCTACCTGTCCAACCTGGTGACGAGCACCTGCCGGCAGGCCGGCTTCGAGCCAGTCGTGGCTGGCCGCTTCGCCAGCTACGAGATGCTTCTGGCGCATGTCGAGGCCGGCCTGTCCGTGTCGCTCCTGCCTGAGCTTGCCGTGGACCGTCGCTACGACGTCGCCACCCGCCCGCTGCGCCGGCCGTTGACCCGCCACGTCTATGCGGCCGTTCGCAGTCGATCAGCTCTCACCGCTGCGAGCCAGATTGTCCTGGACGAACTGCGCGACCTCTCAACGGCGTCCCCTCACCGGCGAGACGGGTTCGACCGCCGGCCGCCGCTGTCCGGGACGAAGGCAGTGATGTAG
- a CDS encoding PQQ-dependent sugar dehydrogenase translates to MTAVGAPANADPGGPTMLDRKLAVRTAATGLVSPTGLAFIGDDDMLVLEKTTGRVQRVVNGVIASTPLDLAVNSGSERGLLGIALHPDFPANPGVYLYWTESTTGTDTSVLSETPLLGNRVDRFVWNGSTLTFDRNLIRIRARQEDAGQPARANHNGGVISFGRDGKLYTFTGDLGRRGQLQNLTCGPTAACPGPTVPDDQFGGPAPDNAHLSGVVLRLNDDGTTPTDNPFFAAGAAMGGEVGATVQKIFSYGHRNGFGMAVDPATGNVWLQENGDDSFSEINRLEPGMNGGWIQIAGPVQRVAQFKEIETTFGGRNLQQLRWPPSNIADSPQEALGRLFMLPGAHYSDPEFSWRWEVAPGGMGFLNSRALGPEFEGDLFLGAATAALNGGYLFHFNLTGNRRKIAVDDPRLEDRVADNLAKHEITESESLLIGRDFGVVTDIETSPDGTLSVLSLTNGAVYTIYRR, encoded by the coding sequence ATGACCGCGGTCGGTGCCCCAGCGAACGCCGATCCGGGCGGCCCGACGATGCTCGACCGGAAGCTGGCGGTGCGCACGGCCGCCACGGGGTTGGTCAGCCCGACCGGCCTGGCTTTCATCGGCGACGACGACATGCTCGTGCTCGAGAAGACCACCGGGCGGGTCCAACGCGTCGTCAACGGAGTCATCGCCAGCACGCCACTGGACCTCGCCGTCAATTCCGGCTCCGAGCGAGGCCTGCTCGGGATCGCCCTGCACCCGGACTTCCCGGCGAATCCTGGGGTCTACCTGTACTGGACGGAGAGCACGACCGGTACCGACACCAGCGTCCTCAGCGAGACCCCCCTGCTCGGCAACCGGGTCGACCGGTTCGTGTGGAACGGCAGCACACTCACCTTCGACCGCAACCTGATCCGGATCCGCGCCCGTCAAGAGGACGCCGGCCAGCCCGCACGTGCCAATCACAACGGCGGGGTGATCAGCTTCGGCCGTGACGGGAAGCTGTACACCTTCACGGGCGACCTCGGTCGGCGTGGCCAACTGCAAAACCTCACCTGCGGCCCGACCGCCGCCTGCCCGGGGCCGACCGTGCCCGACGACCAGTTCGGCGGACCGGCACCAGACAACGCCCACCTCAGCGGCGTCGTCCTGCGCCTCAACGATGACGGCACGACGCCGACCGACAACCCCTTCTTCGCTGCCGGTGCGGCCATGGGCGGGGAGGTCGGCGCCACCGTGCAGAAAATCTTCTCGTACGGCCACCGCAACGGATTCGGCATGGCCGTCGACCCCGCCACCGGAAATGTATGGCTCCAGGAGAACGGCGACGACAGCTTCAGCGAGATCAACCGGCTCGAACCGGGCATGAACGGCGGCTGGATCCAGATCGCCGGGCCGGTGCAGCGAGTCGCCCAGTTCAAGGAGATCGAGACGACGTTCGGCGGGCGGAACCTCCAGCAACTCCGCTGGCCGCCGAGCAACATCGCAGACAGCCCGCAGGAGGCGCTCGGCAGGCTGTTCATGCTCCCCGGGGCGCACTACAGCGATCCCGAGTTCAGTTGGCGGTGGGAGGTTGCCCCCGGCGGAATGGGCTTCCTCAACAGCCGGGCGCTCGGGCCAGAGTTCGAGGGTGACCTGTTCTTGGGTGCCGCGACGGCCGCCCTCAACGGGGGCTACCTGTTCCACTTCAATCTGACCGGCAACCGCCGGAAGATCGCCGTCGACGACCCTCGGCTGGAAGACCGGGTGGCGGACAACCTCGCCAAGCACGAGATAACGGAAAGCGAAAGCCTTCTGATCGGCCGGGACTTCGGCGTCGTCACGGACATCGAAACCAGCCCGGACGGCACCCTGTCCGTCCTTTCGCTGACCAACGGCGCGGTCTACACGATCTACCGGCGCTGA
- a CDS encoding nucleotidyl transferase AbiEii/AbiGii toxin family protein yields MLEVSGDFEIHITAHASQAGKLSAFASQHGVKFVHIVLDRGAYVSQPMLTLTGRGTLTEQHAAVQRWQRDLREAGIYPCRSKIEAAPWCVGVPQSDEQATAEPGGRYFEHHVKLLLSSAAVTDLVALTDLVAPHGARLSHNARRELTGGAQERFVNQRCHGVGLATATQRLDELVETLRAAGHEPATVEQEYIVFDSDLRHDQGWLDSPTSSVSGWELERENKMRSAPAGSPDYPPTYQPLPASPAVRQRAAFDPALKQYPNAYRAGEPHFLVAATGQVWANARRAAMNHVLATIAATTWGQHLVLRGSVTMAAWVGEAAREPGDLDFVVTPHTITSDSTDARTLLEDIKTAVRTAPGAGLQPDRITESAIWTYERADGRRLVIPFSTPEAPDGHVQIDIVFGEKLPSHQRC; encoded by the coding sequence GTGCTTGAGGTGTCGGGGGACTTTGAGATCCACATCACGGCTCACGCTTCCCAGGCCGGGAAGCTGTCGGCGTTCGCCAGCCAACATGGCGTGAAGTTCGTCCACATCGTGCTCGACCGTGGCGCGTACGTCTCGCAACCGATGCTCACCCTGACCGGGCGAGGCACCCTGACGGAACAGCATGCCGCGGTGCAGCGTTGGCAGCGCGACCTGCGCGAGGCAGGTATTTACCCGTGCCGTTCGAAGATCGAAGCGGCGCCGTGGTGCGTCGGCGTACCGCAGTCGGATGAGCAGGCGACGGCCGAGCCGGGTGGCCGCTATTTCGAGCATCACGTCAAACTGCTGCTATCCAGTGCGGCGGTGACGGATCTGGTAGCTCTCACCGACCTGGTCGCACCGCACGGGGCGCGGCTGTCGCACAACGCCCGCCGGGAGTTGACGGGCGGCGCGCAGGAGCGGTTCGTCAACCAGCGCTGCCACGGCGTCGGGCTCGCCACGGCCACGCAACGGCTGGACGAACTCGTCGAAACCCTCCGGGCCGCGGGCCATGAGCCGGCGACGGTGGAGCAGGAGTACATCGTCTTCGACAGCGACCTCCGCCACGACCAGGGCTGGCTGGACTCGCCCACCTCGAGCGTGAGTGGCTGGGAATTGGAGCGTGAGAACAAGATGAGGTCCGCCCCCGCCGGCTCTCCGGACTACCCGCCGACCTATCAGCCACTGCCCGCCAGCCCGGCCGTCCGCCAGAGGGCAGCGTTCGACCCTGCCCTCAAGCAGTACCCGAACGCCTACCGCGCCGGGGAGCCTCACTTCCTCGTGGCGGCCACCGGACAGGTGTGGGCCAACGCCCGACGCGCCGCCATGAACCACGTCCTCGCGACCATCGCCGCAACAACCTGGGGTCAGCATCTGGTCCTGCGCGGCAGCGTCACCATGGCGGCCTGGGTCGGGGAGGCCGCTCGGGAGCCGGGCGACCTCGACTTCGTCGTCACCCCGCACACCATCACCAGCGACAGCACCGACGCCCGCACGCTGCTCGAGGACATCAAGACCGCCGTCCGAACCGCACCCGGCGCCGGCCTGCAACCAGACCGGATCACCGAGTCCGCCATCTGGACGTACGAACGAGCTGACGGACGTCGCCTCGTCATCCCGTTCAGCACACCGGAGGCACCGGACGGCCACGTACAGATCGACATCGTCTTCGGTGAAAAGCTCCCCTCCCACCAGAGGTGCTGA
- a CDS encoding golvesin C-terminal-like domain-containing protein — protein sequence MATIPWLVDVLRAAGVQVVVEGDWLNRMRPGSFDPIGVLWHHTAATSSATNPHPALNICINGRSDLPGPLCQALVDYHGVFHVISAGRCNHAGTSRGSGPIPAGDGNTMLIGWEIDYNGVSQEMTAAQYNASIAATAAVLTRLGKDASYARGHRETSTTGKIDPSFIDLDVMRADVAAKMAGGTAWSSIVDNATAGRFTASANWGVSSYSGQRYGADYRYADPVAASDAAWYKFNVPATADYRVEAWWPANAGYNSATPYIIATTSGNKTVYVDQRTTGGQWRTLGTFALPAGDANRVAVSRWSSGSGLIIADAVRLTRV from the coding sequence ATGGCCACCATTCCCTGGCTGGTGGACGTGCTGCGGGCGGCCGGGGTGCAGGTCGTCGTCGAGGGCGACTGGCTCAACCGGATGCGCCCCGGCTCCTTCGACCCGATCGGGGTGCTGTGGCACCACACCGCGGCCACCTCCAGCGCCACCAACCCGCACCCGGCGCTCAACATCTGCATCAACGGCCGGTCCGACCTGCCCGGCCCGCTCTGCCAGGCGCTCGTCGACTACCACGGCGTCTTCCACGTGATCTCGGCCGGACGCTGCAACCACGCGGGTACCAGCCGGGGCAGCGGGCCGATCCCGGCCGGTGACGGCAACACGATGCTGATCGGGTGGGAGATCGACTACAACGGGGTCAGTCAGGAGATGACCGCGGCCCAGTACAACGCCTCCATCGCCGCCACCGCCGCCGTCCTCACCCGGCTCGGCAAGGACGCCAGCTATGCCCGCGGGCACCGGGAGACCAGCACCACCGGCAAGATCGACCCGTCCTTCATCGACTTGGACGTGATGCGGGCCGACGTCGCCGCAAAGATGGCTGGCGGCACCGCGTGGTCCTCGATCGTGGACAACGCCACCGCTGGACGCTTCACCGCCAGCGCGAACTGGGGCGTGTCGTCGTACTCCGGGCAGCGTTACGGTGCGGACTACCGCTACGCGGACCCGGTCGCGGCCAGCGATGCGGCCTGGTACAAGTTCAACGTCCCAGCCACCGCCGACTATCGCGTCGAAGCCTGGTGGCCGGCTAACGCTGGCTACAACAGCGCGACGCCGTACATCATCGCCACCACGAGCGGTAACAAGACCGTCTACGTCGACCAGCGGACGACCGGCGGGCAGTGGCGTACCCTCGGTACCTTCGCGCTGCCTGCGGGCGACGCCAACCGGGTGGCGGTGAGCCGGTGGAGCTCAGGCAGCGGCCTGATCATCGCCGACGCCGTCCGGCTCACTCGGGTCTGA
- a CDS encoding aspartate aminotransferase family protein, translating into MTLTTEQSAAEQFWSDADRHLVRYGGAFTPEIIERAAGSFVYTADGRQILDFTSGQMSAILGHCHPAIVQTVQREIASLDHLFSGMLSRPVVDLARRLAESLPPPLEKALLLTTGAESNEAAIRMAKLVTGKHEVVAFAKSWHGMTHAAAAATYSAGHRGYGPTPPGNFAIPTPNPYRPDFTTSDGELDWQRQLDFGFALVDAQSSGSLAACIVEPILSSGGIIEPPPGYFAALARKCRERGMLLIVDEAQTGLCRTGTWYAFQRDGIVPDILTLSKTLGAGLPLAAVITTEEIEQRAHERGYLFYTTHVSDPLVAAVGNTVLDVLQQEQMDLRARELGEFLRAGLLDIRDRHAVVGDVRGRGLMQGIELVLDRETRDGSDVLDAQVTHRCLELGLHMNVVQLPGMGSTFRIAPPLTTTREELALGLEILDQAIGEAAPA; encoded by the coding sequence ATGACACTGACTACCGAGCAGAGTGCTGCCGAACAGTTCTGGTCCGACGCCGACCGCCATCTGGTGCGCTACGGGGGTGCGTTCACGCCCGAAATCATCGAGCGCGCGGCCGGTAGCTTCGTGTACACCGCCGACGGCCGGCAGATCCTGGACTTCACCTCGGGTCAGATGAGCGCCATTCTGGGGCACTGTCATCCCGCGATCGTGCAAACGGTGCAGCGGGAAATCGCGAGCCTGGACCACCTGTTCAGCGGCATGCTGTCGCGCCCGGTCGTCGACCTCGCGCGCCGGCTCGCCGAGTCCCTCCCCCCGCCACTGGAGAAGGCGCTGCTGCTGACGACCGGCGCCGAGTCGAACGAGGCGGCCATCCGGATGGCCAAGCTCGTAACGGGCAAACACGAGGTCGTCGCCTTCGCCAAGTCGTGGCACGGCATGACGCACGCCGCAGCCGCTGCAACCTACAGCGCCGGCCACCGCGGCTACGGGCCTACCCCGCCGGGAAACTTCGCGATCCCCACGCCCAACCCGTACCGGCCCGACTTCACCACCTCCGACGGGGAGCTGGACTGGCAGCGGCAGCTCGACTTCGGGTTCGCCCTCGTCGATGCCCAGTCATCGGGGAGTCTCGCCGCGTGCATCGTCGAGCCGATCCTCAGCTCTGGCGGCATCATCGAGCCACCGCCGGGCTACTTCGCCGCCTTGGCGCGCAAGTGCCGCGAGCGCGGCATGCTGTTGATCGTCGACGAGGCGCAGACCGGTCTGTGCCGCACCGGCACGTGGTACGCCTTCCAGCGTGACGGCATCGTGCCGGACATCCTCACGCTGTCCAAGACGCTGGGCGCCGGCCTGCCGCTCGCCGCGGTGATCACGACCGAAGAGATCGAACAACGGGCCCACGAGCGGGGTTACCTCTTCTACACCACACACGTGTCCGACCCCCTCGTCGCCGCCGTCGGCAACACGGTGCTCGACGTCCTCCAGCAGGAGCAGATGGACCTACGGGCACGGGAGCTCGGGGAGTTTCTGCGCGCCGGCCTGCTTGACATCAGAGACCGGCACGCCGTGGTGGGAGATGTGCGGGGGCGCGGCCTGATGCAGGGGATCGAACTCGTCCTCGACCGGGAAACGCGGGACGGTTCCGATGTCCTCGACGCCCAGGTCACCCACCGTTGCCTCGAGCTCGGCCTCCATATGAACGTCGTGCAACTGCCCGGCATGGGAAGCACCTTCCGGATCGCCCCACCCCTGACCACAACGCGAGAGGAACTGGCCCTCGGTCTGGAAATCCTGGACCAGGCGATCGGCGAAGCGGCACCGGCCTGA
- a CDS encoding amidase produces MTAEPLDRSIDRRAFLARAAALAVASAAGATVAAPSMAVANSALTMNPGTRNRSLDQPNAYTQPRPEAVADPTELTIAEAAWLIRANKLTPEQLVEAYLARISTYDGTYQAFNLVLADAAIAAARDAASGPRLGALHGIPLAIKDNYYTEGVLTTANSFLFKDFLPPYDATAVARLKAGGAIVLGKTQMGPLATTRATTPAGVVTTVNAWTPTNRNTDPGGSSTGTATAVAGRMATSGIGTQTGGSITSPSNAQNLTGLKPTMGRVSAAGVIPLTYTRDHPGPLARDAKDAAIMLTAMAGEDPADPRSQGLPDVPDLIDAATPVYRRNRVKLRWKTRIGVLPGFTNGTSATAAARRAYLDRLAEIPGATLVDVSLPDGWSQLTGGTFNNIRLPERSEPFMPYLRTDLRGFGVSVTSWLQGALLGGNEFLTGQRAKLLLMERVLNDLFDVCDVVVQTDPVPFDILGLPEIAFPIGFTAAGVPIGTILGGLPYAEDRLLSVVAAYQATTDWHLRRPADPPAAARMRAEAPAEVLRLTAEQVAELTQ; encoded by the coding sequence ATGACTGCCGAACCACTCGACCGCTCGATCGACCGCCGGGCGTTCCTGGCCCGCGCTGCCGCGCTGGCCGTCGCCTCTGCCGCAGGCGCAACCGTCGCCGCACCGTCGATGGCGGTGGCGAACAGCGCCCTGACCATGAACCCGGGGACGAGGAACCGGTCCCTGGACCAGCCCAACGCCTACACCCAGCCCCGGCCGGAGGCCGTCGCCGATCCGACCGAGTTGACCATCGCCGAGGCCGCCTGGCTCATCCGCGCCAACAAGCTGACCCCCGAACAGCTGGTCGAGGCGTACCTGGCGCGCATCTCCACGTACGACGGCACCTACCAGGCCTTCAACCTGGTGCTCGCCGACGCGGCCATCGCGGCGGCCCGCGACGCCGCCAGCGGGCCGCGACTCGGCGCGCTCCACGGCATACCCCTGGCGATCAAGGACAACTACTACACCGAAGGCGTCCTCACCACCGCGAATTCCTTCCTGTTCAAGGACTTCCTTCCGCCGTACGACGCGACCGCGGTGGCCCGGCTCAAGGCGGGCGGCGCCATCGTCCTCGGCAAGACGCAGATGGGCCCGCTGGCCACCACCCGTGCCACCACCCCGGCCGGCGTGGTCACCACGGTGAACGCCTGGACGCCGACCAACCGCAACACCGACCCCGGCGGGTCATCCACCGGCACCGCCACCGCGGTCGCCGGTCGCATGGCCACCTCCGGCATCGGCACCCAGACCGGTGGCTCGATCACCTCCCCCTCGAACGCGCAGAACCTGACCGGGCTCAAGCCGACCATGGGCCGGGTGTCGGCGGCCGGCGTCATCCCGCTCACCTACACCCGTGACCATCCGGGACCGCTGGCGCGCGACGCCAAGGACGCCGCCATCATGCTCACCGCGATGGCCGGCGAGGATCCGGCGGACCCGCGCAGCCAGGGGCTGCCCGACGTGCCCGATCTGATCGACGCGGCGACGCCGGTGTACCGAAGGAACCGGGTCAAGCTGCGCTGGAAAACCAGGATCGGGGTGCTGCCCGGCTTCACCAACGGCACGTCGGCCACCGCAGCGGCCCGCCGGGCGTACCTGGACCGGCTCGCCGAGATACCCGGCGCCACGCTCGTGGACGTCTCCCTGCCCGACGGGTGGAGCCAGCTGACCGGTGGCACCTTCAACAACATCCGGCTGCCGGAGCGCAGCGAGCCGTTCATGCCGTACCTGCGTACCGACCTGCGCGGCTTCGGCGTGTCGGTGACCAGCTGGCTGCAGGGGGCGTTGCTGGGAGGCAACGAGTTCCTCACGGGCCAGCGGGCGAAGCTGCTGCTGATGGAACGGGTGCTCAACGACCTGTTCGACGTGTGCGACGTGGTGGTGCAGACCGACCCGGTGCCGTTCGACATCCTCGGCCTGCCGGAGATCGCCTTCCCGATCGGGTTCACCGCCGCCGGCGTGCCGATCGGCACCATCCTCGGTGGCCTGCCGTACGCCGAGGACCGACTGTTGTCGGTGGTGGCCGCGTACCAGGCGACGACGGATTGGCATCTGCGGCGGCCCGCCGACCCGCCCGCCGCGGCCAGGATGCGCGCGGAGGCGCCTGCGGAGGTGCTTCGGCTGACGGCCGAGCAGGTCGCCGAACTCACCCAGTAG
- a CDS encoding ArsR/SmtB family transcription factor, with translation MEDVPTAKTATPAVSPLAGEPIKRADAERLAGVLKAFADPARLRLLSLIQSAPEGEASVSDLTAPLGLSQPTVSHHLRILTEAGLLEREKRGVWAYYRLVPSAIATIADLLTPPRKRATKKAR, from the coding sequence ATGGAAGACGTGCCAACTGCGAAAACAGCTACGCCCGCCGTCTCGCCGCTTGCCGGCGAGCCGATCAAGCGTGCCGACGCCGAACGGCTCGCGGGAGTGCTCAAGGCATTCGCCGACCCGGCCCGACTGCGACTACTCAGCCTGATCCAGTCCGCCCCCGAGGGCGAGGCATCCGTCAGTGACCTCACCGCACCGCTTGGTCTCTCCCAGCCGACCGTGAGTCACCACCTTCGGATCCTCACCGAGGCCGGCCTGCTCGAGCGCGAGAAGCGCGGCGTCTGGGCGTACTACCGACTCGTGCCGTCCGCGATCGCGACGATCGCCGACCTGCTGACCCCACCCCGCAAGCGAGCGACGAAGAAAGCCCGCTGA